The proteins below are encoded in one region of Sedimentibacter sp. zth1:
- a CDS encoding S-layer homology domain-containing protein has product MNKHNLNKTLSLILAFMLIISSSISTVYAFDFCDVEGNWANDLINKWVDKDLIKGYSDGTFRPNDKISRAEFVKLINSSLDFTEIENINFNDVNENDWFYKEIQIAKKSGYINGISVTKFAPLKPITREQAISILVRISKLEENNNVDIFSDNNQISSWAIGEIGAAAEVGFVEGYNDKTLRPRNNLSRAEALKLIDNVVFSKNIIINGDNQTVKDNIIEGNVIVTQSLKEGNAYLENIEVKGSIIVNGGGTDSIHLKNTLANNIIVNKPTKVRVSLEENSNVKSVNINGNCKLEADKDSTVDKVIVNSENTVVLSGKIRNIYVEKGSKLELIGAQVESITVDDQLDIYLDSDSLVDLVTINKPTNILGEGSIKELEANTNGIVAEVDVEKVILGEGVTEEPVIPAPSTGGSAGGPSGGEDIPKPTEKILKVTYNIHGSDKIRNFSYVGDDTLISVYKDFVEQLNNQEEISENLKKLEGLKINGQNIWSLEMYDKISTILSIDKRSDLYKNCKPSDFSQISIDDVLKILNNLESITKHVKSNESQIQNNINNIDYDNLTITKNDSSLSDINVKFIAKLGNNQFDETKLKELLNYILNNIDMLTGKIENISFDKAILNISEPRTISITIEK; this is encoded by the coding sequence ATGAATAAACATAATTTAAACAAAACATTATCTTTAATATTAGCTTTCATGCTAATTATTTCATCTTCAATATCTACAGTTTATGCGTTCGATTTTTGCGATGTTGAAGGGAATTGGGCTAATGATTTAATAAATAAGTGGGTAGACAAAGACCTAATTAAAGGATATAGTGATGGGACATTTAGACCAAATGATAAAATTAGCAGGGCAGAATTTGTAAAACTAATTAATAGTTCTTTAGATTTTACAGAAATTGAAAATATAAATTTTAATGATGTAAATGAAAATGATTGGTTCTATAAAGAAATACAAATAGCAAAAAAATCAGGATATATAAATGGTATTAGTGTTACCAAATTTGCACCTTTGAAACCAATAACTAGAGAACAGGCAATTTCTATCTTGGTAAGGATTAGTAAATTAGAAGAAAACAATAACGTTGATATATTTAGTGATAATAATCAAATAAGTAGTTGGGCTATTGGAGAAATAGGAGCAGCAGCTGAAGTTGGCTTTGTTGAAGGTTATAATGATAAAACATTGAGACCAAGAAATAATCTTTCAAGAGCTGAAGCATTGAAATTAATAGATAACGTTGTTTTTTCAAAAAATATTATAATAAATGGAGATAATCAAACTGTAAAAGATAATATAATAGAAGGAAATGTAATAGTAACACAGTCATTAAAAGAAGGAAACGCCTATTTAGAAAATATAGAAGTTAAAGGCAGTATTATTGTTAATGGCGGAGGAACTGATTCTATACATTTAAAAAACACATTAGCAAACAATATAATAGTAAATAAGCCTACAAAAGTTAGAGTTTCTTTAGAGGAAAATTCCAATGTAAAAAGTGTTAATATTAATGGAAATTGCAAACTAGAGGCAGATAAAGATTCGACAGTTGATAAAGTTATTGTAAATTCTGAAAACACAGTAGTTTTGTCAGGTAAAATAAGAAATATCTATGTTGAGAAAGGTAGCAAGCTAGAATTGATTGGTGCTCAAGTAGAAAGTATTACAGTAGATGACCAATTAGATATTTATTTAGATAGCGATTCTTTAGTTGATTTAGTGACAATAAATAAACCAACAAATATTTTAGGTGAAGGAAGCATTAAAGAATTAGAAGCTAATACCAATGGCATAGTTGCAGAAGTAGATGTTGAAAAAGTTATACTTGGTGAAGGTGTAACTGAAGAACCTGTAATACCAGCACCTTCAACAGGAGGTTCTGCAGGAGGTCCTTCAGGTGGAGAAGATATTCCAAAACCAACAGAAAAAATTCTTAAAGTAACATATAATATTCATGGTTCAGATAAAATCCGTAATTTTAGTTATGTAGGAGACGATACACTTATTTCAGTATATAAAGATTTTGTAGAACAATTAAACAATCAAGAGGAAATAAGTGAAAACTTAAAGAAATTAGAAGGACTAAAAATAAATGGACAAAATATTTGGTCACTAGAAATGTATGACAAAATATCGACAATATTATCTATTGATAAACGATCTGATTTATATAAAAATTGTAAGCCATCTGATTTTTCACAAATTTCAATAGACGATGTATTAAAAATACTAAACAATTTAGAATCAATAACAAAACATGTAAAAAGCAACGAATCACAAATACAAAACAATATAAACAATATAGATTATGATAATCTTACAATAACAAAAAATGATAGTTCTTTGAGTGATATAAACGTTAAATTTATAGCTAAGCTAGGAAATAATCAATTCGATGAAACAAAATTAAAAGAACTATTAAACTATATTTTAAATAATATAGA